From a single Pseudobutyrivibrio xylanivorans genomic region:
- the fliB gene encoding flagellin lysine-N-methylase — MIYRKQTGYDSFKCIADKCPKSCCVGWQIMIDEDSIEKYGKASGDFGTRLKNSINYEEGCFLQNNTRCAMLNETGLCDLHSTLGEDMLCYTCKMFPRHVEEFQDIREYSLSLSCPEVTRMILDPDYEFGIIETEDDKFDNPEEFEEFDLLLFDKLEFARDKMLELAFSKAISLQDRMSLIAAMALKLQRLYDEGAIFDMDDVDFDEEFDCVGTGAVLSLEYCVKTMDVLLEMEVLEESWRDSIRNAQKYWEEHSLEFLPWKEAMYPDTATEFIFEKIFELLLFTYFCGSAYDGQIYSRAMIAVQSTRWLMMLHAASDTAFAETIYLYSREVEHSDLNVDSLITHFEGEL; from the coding sequence ATGATTTACAGAAAACAAACCGGATACGATTCCTTCAAATGCATAGCCGATAAATGCCCTAAGAGCTGCTGCGTCGGCTGGCAGATAATGATAGACGAAGACAGCATTGAAAAATATGGCAAGGCCTCAGGTGACTTTGGCACTCGCCTGAAAAATTCAATCAATTATGAAGAGGGCTGCTTCCTTCAGAATAACACTCGCTGTGCCATGCTTAATGAAACAGGGCTCTGCGATTTGCATTCCACTCTTGGCGAAGATATGCTTTGCTACACCTGCAAGATGTTTCCTAGGCACGTGGAAGAGTTTCAGGATATTAGAGAATATTCCCTTTCTCTATCCTGCCCCGAGGTCACTCGCATGATTCTCGACCCAGACTATGAATTTGGAATTATTGAAACTGAGGATGATAAATTTGATAATCCTGAAGAATTTGAAGAGTTTGATTTGCTGCTCTTTGATAAGCTTGAGTTTGCCAGAGACAAAATGCTTGAGCTGGCATTTTCAAAGGCAATTTCCCTTCAGGATAGAATGAGCCTCATTGCTGCCATGGCACTGAAGCTTCAGCGCCTCTATGATGAGGGTGCTATCTTCGATATGGATGATGTGGATTTTGACGAGGAATTTGATTGCGTTGGAACAGGTGCTGTCCTCTCGTTGGAATACTGTGTGAAGACAATGGATGTGCTGCTTGAAATGGAAGTGCTTGAAGAATCGTGGCGTGACTCCATCCGAAATGCTCAGAAATATTGGGAAGAGCACTCCCTTGAATTTCTTCCATGGAAGGAAGCCATGTACCCTGATACCGCCACAGAATTCATCTTCGAGAAGATTTTCGAATTGCTTCTCTTCACCTATTTCTGCGGCTCAGCCTACGATGGACAAATCTATTCCCGCGCAATGATTGCTGTTCAATCCACACGCTGGCTGATGATGCTTCACGCAGCTTCGGACACAGCTTTTGCTGAAACCATCTATCTCTATTCCCGTGAGGTAGAACACTCTGACTTAAATGTAGATTCCCTTATAACACACTTCGAGGGTGAGCTTTAA
- a CDS encoding histidine phosphatase family protein: MRIILVRHGQTDLNVQKRLQGSSEIPLNERGREQARETHEFVVKNGLVPTKILSSPLGRAIETGAVIAGIDISGFETNSITAINKPAEIEIEPNLIEMSFGIYEQKNMEKENPEFLAECFDHPEGYKPPEGAECYDEVVARAERVIERLRTRIALDEFSEDDIIMLVSHGALSHGIFEYLKKTPREKYWDVDFNNCAIAEIFLSSDGKSDDYKFISNGFEKNW; the protein is encoded by the coding sequence ATGAGAATTATTTTAGTTAGACATGGGCAGACAGATTTAAATGTGCAGAAGAGATTGCAGGGAAGCTCGGAGATTCCTTTGAACGAAAGAGGAAGAGAGCAGGCAAGAGAGACCCATGAATTTGTAGTAAAAAATGGATTGGTTCCAACGAAAATATTGTCAAGTCCACTTGGCAGGGCAATTGAGACGGGAGCGGTAATTGCAGGAATTGATATTTCTGGTTTTGAAACGAATTCAATCACGGCTATAAACAAGCCGGCGGAGATTGAGATAGAACCTAATCTTATCGAAATGTCCTTTGGGATTTATGAGCAGAAAAATATGGAAAAGGAAAATCCAGAATTTTTGGCAGAATGCTTTGATCACCCTGAGGGGTACAAACCACCTGAGGGAGCAGAGTGCTATGATGAGGTGGTAGCCAGAGCGGAGCGAGTAATCGAGAGACTCCGAACAAGAATTGCTCTCGATGAATTTTCAGAGGATGATATTATAATGCTTGTGAGCCACGGGGCGCTTAGTCATGGTATTTTTGAATATTTAAAGAAGACGCCTAGAGAAAAATACTGGGATGTTGATTTCAATAACTGTGCTATAGCAGAAATCTTTTTATCTAGCGATGGAAAGAGCGATGACTACAAATTCATATCAAATGGATTTGAGAAGAATTGGTAG
- a CDS encoding enoyl-CoA hydratase-related protein: MSEFNNLKLEVADEIAVLTIARPAALNALNSETLDELNVALTEIEARDDVKVLILTGGPDKKDNAFKSFVAGADISEMVNFTAAEARAFGMRASVPFFKLMNMRQVTIAAVNGFALGGGCEIAMACDIRIASDNATFGQPETGLGIIPGFGGTQRLARLVGMGRAKELIFTCDSIDANEAYRIGLVNKVVSTEELMDTAKAMAKKIASKGSYAVSIAKAAINNGYDMDIKNAVEMEANLFGITCSTHDKAEGMGAFLERRAANLTDF, from the coding sequence ATGAGCGAATTCAACAATTTAAAGCTTGAGGTTGCTGACGAGATCGCAGTACTTACTATTGCACGTCCAGCAGCACTTAATGCACTTAACAGCGAGACTCTTGATGAGTTAAACGTTGCACTTACAGAGATCGAGGCTAGAGACGACGTAAAGGTTCTTATTCTTACAGGTGGTCCTGATAAGAAGGACAATGCATTCAAGTCATTTGTTGCTGGTGCAGATATTTCTGAGATGGTTAACTTTACTGCAGCTGAGGCACGTGCTTTCGGTATGAGAGCATCAGTTCCTTTCTTCAAGCTCATGAACATGAGACAGGTTACTATTGCAGCAGTTAACGGATTCGCACTTGGTGGTGGTTGCGAAATCGCTATGGCTTGTGATATTCGTATCGCTTCTGACAATGCTACATTTGGACAGCCTGAGACAGGCCTTGGAATTATCCCAGGTTTCGGTGGCACACAGAGACTTGCTCGTCTTGTAGGTATGGGACGTGCTAAGGAGCTTATCTTCACATGTGATTCTATTGATGCAAACGAGGCATACAGAATCGGTCTTGTAAACAAGGTTGTTTCTACAGAGGAGCTTATGGACACAGCAAAGGCTATGGCTAAGAAGATCGCTTCTAAGGGAAGCTACGCTGTATCTATCGCAAAGGCTGCAATCAACAATGGTTACGACATGGACATCAAGAATGCAGTTGAGATGGAGGCTAATCTCTTTGGTATCACATGCTCTACACACGATAAGGCAGAGGGCATGGGCGCATTCCTTGAGAGAAGAGCAGCAAACCTTACAGATTTCTAA
- a CDS encoding EAL domain-containing protein, whose amino-acid sequence MNTVDRIPDKRKYIIENFGKAMQEGWIEVYYQPIIRGSSGRVCGEEALVRWDDPVFGIMNPIEFIPILEAVNLIDRLDLYVLEQVIAKLEKFEEIGLYRVVHSINFSQIDFYSSDIVSEVKQRVEVSSIPPSLIAIDVIESICGTKDANILSKLKEFHESGFQVWMDNYGNGDFAPILLQQTHFDLLKINMGLVSQLRVSKEARVITTELVRMAMGLGIEVAAEGVEGEEEVEFLGEIGCVKLQGFYYCKPLSLTEILKRYENGNQRIGFENPDERDYYTAVGHVNLYDLAFTNKDNEGAVDYFDTLPMAILQVNSEEISLLRCNANYRKFCYANFTKQRGVSTYYFKDSLKSIGSYAMTAVRQCGIDGKRAIIDERTRNGKMVQLLIDKISENPVTGMSAVAVVILSVTDTPDKADDLNYNYIARALAEDYLKLYFVDMEKDEFTEFVSDGKNRDVKVIAHGNKFFDQPEELGYYFIYREDRPRFIDNFTKERIINDLNEYGKYTITYRTLMDGDPKYVNMKAVRVRTDNKHIIIGISDVDAQTREQEAFERIKEERITFNRITALSSDFLSIYTVDPNTGFYEQFKTSEPYQKYELDPEGKDFFKEARENVKDIIYKDDLEGFMSVFTKEHIMEVIKQRRLFSYIYRLVLEDKPTYVALKAAVVEELDGPQLIIGLVNVDEQIRREKEYAEKVTEAVDMAIRDALTGVKNKHAYAVAEEEFNVRIEEGIASEFAVVVCDLNGLKDINDNYGHQTGDEFIKAGCKIICDVFAHSPVYRIGGDEFVAIAQGTDYGSLDSLLEKMEKINSRNAKKKEVTIAVGVSRYVGQKEMREIFDEADAKMYINKKRMKNGEARHY is encoded by the coding sequence ATGAATACCGTTGATAGAATACCTGATAAGAGAAAGTACATAATAGAAAATTTTGGAAAGGCTATGCAGGAGGGATGGATAGAGGTTTATTATCAGCCTATTATCCGTGGCTCTAGTGGAAGAGTCTGTGGCGAAGAAGCTTTAGTACGTTGGGATGACCCTGTCTTTGGCATAATGAATCCAATAGAGTTTATCCCTATCTTAGAAGCTGTCAATCTAATTGATAGACTAGATCTCTACGTTTTAGAGCAGGTTATAGCCAAGCTTGAAAAGTTCGAGGAAATCGGGCTCTACAGAGTAGTGCATTCTATAAATTTCTCTCAGATAGATTTCTATTCTTCAGATATTGTGTCAGAGGTTAAGCAGCGAGTGGAGGTTTCATCAATTCCTCCTTCTTTGATTGCAATTGATGTTATTGAAAGCATATGCGGAACAAAAGATGCTAACATATTATCAAAGCTGAAGGAGTTCCATGAGTCAGGTTTTCAGGTTTGGATGGACAATTATGGAAATGGTGATTTCGCGCCAATTCTTCTCCAGCAGACTCATTTTGATTTACTAAAAATCAATATGGGTTTAGTAAGTCAACTGCGCGTAAGTAAGGAAGCGAGAGTCATAACAACAGAGCTTGTTAGAATGGCTATGGGACTTGGCATCGAGGTGGCAGCCGAGGGTGTTGAGGGCGAGGAAGAGGTTGAATTCCTAGGTGAAATTGGCTGTGTTAAGCTTCAGGGATTCTACTATTGTAAGCCATTGTCATTAACCGAAATTTTAAAAAGATATGAAAATGGTAATCAGCGAATAGGTTTTGAGAATCCTGACGAGCGCGATTATTATACAGCAGTTGGACATGTGAACTTATATGACCTTGCATTTACGAACAAAGATAATGAAGGCGCGGTAGATTATTTCGATACGCTACCTATGGCAATTCTGCAGGTAAATTCTGAGGAAATATCTCTGCTTCGCTGCAATGCTAATTATAGAAAATTCTGTTATGCGAACTTTACTAAGCAAAGGGGTGTTTCTACATATTATTTCAAAGATTCATTAAAGAGTATAGGTTCCTACGCTATGACAGCAGTCCGTCAGTGCGGAATAGATGGAAAACGTGCAATTATTGACGAGCGTACAAGAAACGGTAAAATGGTTCAGTTGCTTATCGATAAGATTTCGGAAAATCCAGTTACAGGAATGTCTGCGGTGGCTGTTGTAATTCTTTCCGTTACAGATACGCCAGATAAGGCTGACGATTTGAACTACAACTATATTGCAAGAGCTTTGGCAGAGGATTATTTGAAGCTTTACTTTGTGGATATGGAAAAGGACGAATTCACGGAGTTTGTTTCTGATGGAAAAAATCGAGACGTGAAAGTTATTGCCCACGGTAATAAATTTTTCGATCAGCCTGAAGAACTCGGATACTATTTTATCTATAGAGAAGATAGACCGAGATTTATTGATAATTTTACAAAGGAACGTATTATAAATGATTTAAATGAGTATGGAAAATATACCATAACCTACAGAACTCTGATGGATGGAGATCCTAAGTATGTAAATATGAAGGCTGTTCGTGTAAGAACAGATAATAAGCATATCATCATAGGTATCAGTGATGTGGATGCTCAGACTAGAGAGCAGGAAGCCTTTGAGAGAATTAAAGAAGAGCGAATAACCTTTAATAGAATTACTGCTCTTTCAAGTGATTTCTTAAGTATCTATACTGTTGATCCTAATACAGGGTTCTATGAGCAGTTTAAAACCAGTGAACCATATCAAAAATATGAACTAGATCCTGAAGGAAAAGATTTCTTTAAAGAAGCAAGAGAAAATGTTAAAGATATCATATATAAGGATGATTTAGAGGGATTCATGAGTGTGTTCACAAAGGAGCACATAATGGAGGTCATCAAACAGCGAAGGTTATTCAGTTATATCTATCGACTTGTGCTAGAAGATAAGCCTACTTATGTAGCGTTGAAGGCCGCTGTTGTGGAAGAGTTGGATGGACCTCAGCTTATAATTGGACTTGTCAATGTAGATGAGCAAATTCGAAGAGAAAAGGAATATGCAGAGAAGGTTACTGAAGCGGTGGATATGGCTATTAGAGATGCTCTTACTGGTGTGAAAAATAAGCATGCTTATGCTGTAGCAGAGGAAGAATTCAATGTGAGAATAGAAGAAGGAATCGCATCTGAATTTGCAGTGGTAGTATGTGATTTGAATGGTCTAAAGGATATCAACGATAACTATGGACATCAGACTGGTGACGAGTTTATCAAGGCTGGATGTAAGATTATCTGTGATGTATTTGCACATAGCCCTGTTTACCGAATCGGCGGTGATGAGTTCGTTGCGATAGCACAGGGCACGGATTATGGAAGCCTTGATAGCCTTCTTGAAAAAATGGAGAAGATAAATTCTCGCAATGCTAAGAAAAAGGAAGTAACTATTGCTGTTGGCGTTTCAAGGTATGTTGGTCAAAAGGAAATGCGTGAAATATTTGATGAGGCTGATGCCAAGATGTACATTAATAAAAAACGCATGAAGAATGGTGAGGCAAGGCATTATTAA
- a CDS encoding DUF6320 domain-containing protein, producing the protein MKNCPYCNIKVGGDLKKCPFCQSRLAGEAEDRYFPTQTILKLQSFFYKLQLFIVWIIIITSIGLDFFFGLPLYPSCKFHWSLLIIMWLLAFEFTIIRLFKKGMNASRVLSISVVLVMIMLGITAYYVGFLKIFVYWVLPNVVMATMVANFVFSMLDKSGNAMVYLLTNLLIGILPYIAFYVLKRNCPLEWIICLLVSFALFVGAIIFRGREVVNEIQRRLSV; encoded by the coding sequence ATGAAGAATTGTCCTTATTGTAATATTAAAGTGGGGGGCGATTTAAAAAAGTGTCCCTTCTGTCAAAGTAGACTGGCTGGCGAGGCAGAGGATAGATATTTTCCGACTCAGACAATTTTGAAGTTGCAGTCATTCTTCTATAAGCTTCAATTGTTTATTGTTTGGATTATTATCATTACATCAATTGGATTGGATTTCTTTTTTGGACTTCCGCTATATCCGAGCTGCAAATTCCACTGGAGTCTTCTTATAATTATGTGGTTGCTGGCTTTTGAGTTTACAATCATTCGTCTTTTCAAAAAAGGAATGAACGCATCGAGAGTGCTTTCAATTTCAGTGGTGCTAGTGATGATAATGCTTGGAATAACAGCATATTATGTGGGATTCCTGAAGATATTCGTTTACTGGGTATTGCCGAATGTGGTTATGGCTACCATGGTTGCAAACTTCGTTTTCTCAATGTTGGACAAAAGCGGCAACGCAATGGTTTACCTTTTGACAAATCTTTTGATTGGCATTTTGCCATATATTGCTTTTTATGTATTGAAGAGAAATTGTCCACTTGAATGGATTATCTGCCTTTTGGTCAGCTTTGCATTATTTGTTGGAGCTATCATTTTTAGAGGCAGAGAAGTAGTTAATGAAATACAGCGAAGGCTGAGTGTGTAG
- a CDS encoding alpha/beta hydrolase has protein sequence MALLNINLSDPLMKALKAVNSIAGKSLTEDDLRRQRSAMELAGKLAAPTGGVALEGFSVGNISCEWVKPELAHNPQYVILYAHGGGYTCGGLGYARILAAKLAVSTGFTVVSYEYRLAPEHKFPAALEDTIAVWEYLLENGFDSEHILFAGDSAGGNLAVCLTQRLLTEGRKAPRALLLFSPWTDMTAKSKSYQQYDGKDPILTKRYVESVRDAVIGTDVEASDPIYSPLFGDFNHFPPTLVQVGKTEILYEDSASLVKKINKAGGKATLDVEEDGWHVYQQMPLPMSGRAMRRLSEYVSGEIYT, from the coding sequence ATGGCATTACTAAACATAAACCTCAGCGATCCGTTGATGAAAGCGCTGAAGGCGGTAAATTCAATAGCTGGAAAATCTCTTACAGAAGATGATTTGCGAAGGCAGCGCTCAGCCATGGAATTGGCGGGGAAGCTTGCAGCGCCAACAGGGGGAGTTGCGCTTGAGGGATTTTCAGTTGGGAATATATCCTGCGAATGGGTGAAGCCAGAGCTTGCGCACAATCCGCAGTATGTGATTTTATATGCCCACGGCGGCGGTTATACCTGTGGCGGTCTTGGCTATGCCAGAATCCTGGCGGCGAAGCTTGCGGTATCCACAGGATTTACAGTTGTTTCTTATGAATACAGACTTGCTCCAGAGCATAAATTTCCAGCAGCGCTGGAGGACACAATAGCAGTATGGGAATATCTGTTGGAAAATGGATTCGACAGTGAACATATTTTGTTTGCTGGTGATTCAGCAGGTGGCAACCTGGCAGTGTGCCTGACACAGAGACTTCTGACTGAGGGACGCAAGGCACCGAGGGCACTGTTGCTTTTCAGCCCTTGGACAGATATGACAGCAAAGTCAAAGTCCTATCAGCAGTACGATGGTAAGGATCCGATTCTGACTAAGCGCTATGTGGAATCGGTTAGAGATGCGGTCATTGGCACCGATGTGGAGGCCTCTGATCCGATATACAGTCCCCTTTTTGGTGACTTCAATCATTTTCCACCTACACTTGTGCAGGTTGGTAAAACGGAAATTCTATACGAGGACAGCGCAAGCCTCGTAAAAAAAATCAACAAAGCGGGCGGCAAAGCAACCCTTGACGTGGAGGAGGATGGCTGGCACGTCTACCAGCAAATGCCCCTGCCAATGTCTGGGCGCGCCATGCGTCGTCTGAGCGAATATGTATCTGGGGAGATATATACGTAA
- a CDS encoding YjfB family protein — translation MDIAQLSMNLSQNRLMDAVGSAMLSKSLDLMEGQAQAFVDSMDMNSPSLESLVYPTSGTTIDMRV, via the coding sequence ATGGATATTGCCCAGCTTTCTATGAATTTAAGTCAAAATCGACTGATGGACGCAGTAGGGAGCGCTATGCTGTCGAAGAGCTTGGATCTCATGGAAGGACAGGCTCAGGCTTTCGTTGATTCGATGGATATGAATTCACCATCTCTCGAGAGTCTGGTCTATCCTACTTCTGGCACTACCATTGATATGCGCGTATGA
- a CDS encoding methyl-accepting chemotaxis protein, giving the protein MNKIPSIKIALIGMVIATMSILGLVNLSVSIYNLKTGMESEAMRGVQAACKTYSSVLNITEHGAKTDNSDLEAQLKESTGYDYTFILGDVRNRSSIEGIAGTKVDNDIYQAVVNSYESYAAADVEINGKQYYVAYEPLIYNDVAYGMAFVGLEKDTIITALEQKTNTIIIAGLIAMALIISVSILAAIKMSKAIKANVKAIDKLATGELSIEIDERITCRADELGQTGRSILSLADKLSDVIGNARSSSSELDTSAEYLSATAETISMTADNVTNAVDHVANGATSQAESLQEAVTSVEEINDAIQQITDNTSHMNELAGCMQDNSQTSSAALQELQASTEETIQSIEDIVGKIDSTNKAVASVCEAVAIIDSIAAQTNLLSLNASIEAARAGESGRGFSVVANEIRDLAEQSANAAKNIQEIMAVLSADSEATMENAGQVQGAVERQGMVIGKTIDAVNSMIENIDESLVVTNQIVASVNRSDEATKVFADTINSLSAISQENAASTEETRASMIELAETVSKLSEKATSLNDISKILEKEMSFFNKNVA; this is encoded by the coding sequence ATGAACAAGATACCATCTATCAAGATTGCCCTCATCGGAATGGTAATCGCTACAATGTCTATTTTAGGACTCGTAAACTTAAGTGTTTCTATTTACAATTTAAAGACTGGAATGGAAAGCGAAGCAATGCGTGGCGTTCAGGCCGCTTGCAAGACTTATTCTTCAGTTTTGAATATTACAGAGCATGGTGCAAAGACTGACAACTCTGATCTCGAAGCCCAGCTAAAGGAATCAACAGGTTATGATTATACTTTCATTTTAGGTGATGTAAGAAACCGCTCATCTATCGAAGGTATCGCCGGAACAAAAGTTGATAATGATATTTATCAGGCAGTTGTAAATAGCTACGAAAGCTACGCTGCCGCAGATGTTGAGATTAACGGCAAGCAGTATTATGTTGCTTACGAGCCACTTATCTATAACGATGTTGCATACGGAATGGCTTTCGTTGGTCTTGAGAAGGACACAATCATTACAGCCCTTGAGCAAAAGACAAACACTATTATCATTGCTGGTTTAATCGCAATGGCTTTGATCATCAGTGTTTCAATCCTTGCAGCTATCAAGATGTCAAAGGCTATCAAAGCAAATGTTAAGGCTATCGACAAGCTTGCTACTGGTGAACTTTCAATCGAAATCGATGAGCGAATCACCTGTCGTGCAGATGAGCTTGGTCAGACAGGTCGTTCTATTCTTTCCCTTGCTGACAAGCTTAGCGATGTTATCGGAAATGCAAGAAGCTCTTCTTCTGAGCTTGATACCTCTGCTGAGTACCTTTCAGCAACAGCTGAGACAATCTCTATGACAGCTGACAATGTTACAAACGCTGTTGACCATGTTGCTAACGGTGCTACAAGCCAGGCTGAATCACTTCAGGAGGCTGTTACAAGTGTTGAGGAAATCAACGATGCTATCCAGCAGATTACAGACAACACAAGCCACATGAACGAGCTTGCTGGTTGCATGCAGGATAATTCTCAGACAAGCTCTGCTGCGCTTCAGGAGCTTCAGGCTTCTACTGAGGAGACAATCCAGTCAATCGAAGATATTGTTGGAAAAATTGACAGCACAAACAAAGCTGTTGCCTCAGTTTGCGAGGCAGTTGCAATTATCGATTCAATTGCAGCCCAGACAAATCTTCTTTCTCTTAACGCAAGCATCGAAGCTGCAAGAGCTGGTGAGTCAGGCAGAGGCTTCTCTGTAGTTGCTAATGAGATTCGTGATCTTGCAGAGCAGTCTGCCAATGCAGCTAAGAATATTCAGGAAATCATGGCTGTTCTTTCTGCTGATTCAGAAGCTACTATGGAAAATGCTGGTCAGGTTCAGGGTGCTGTTGAGCGTCAGGGTATGGTCATCGGAAAGACTATCGACGCAGTTAACAGCATGATTGAAAACATTGATGAGTCACTCGTTGTGACAAATCAGATTGTAGCCAGTGTAAATCGTTCAGACGAGGCTACAAAGGTATTTGCTGACACAATCAATTCACTTTCTGCTATCTCTCAGGAGAATGCAGCAAGCACAGAGGAAACTCGTGCTTCAATGATTGAGCTTGCAGAGACTGTAAGCAAGCTTTCTGAGAAGGCTACAAGCCTCAATGATATCTCGAAGATTCTCGAGAAGGAAATGTCTTTCTTCAATAAAAATGTAGCATAA
- a CDS encoding glycoside hydrolase family 31 protein, which yields MEFGKILSQETADNQVTVKYENQEVIVQVITDEIIRVLVPTWIKHYKSVAIEGHPEVPCDFEVAEAEGEVTISTGAVVLQLRDNFSFSFKDRYLDELLSSYDGNRTILGGLSEEALALLIAEGHVFNADQYKNHKVQQLFKLSPEDRFYGTGDKTGFLNKRGYAYENWNSDIPQLHHENMPALYKSIPFIIGKRPGYTYGLFFDNTYHSYMDLGKESTDYYYYGADGGNLDFYFMAGEKMTDIVEHYTYLTGRAPLPQLWTLGYHQCRWGYESAKDIRTVATKMRENRIPCETVQYDIDYMDGFRVFTWDEEEYEPEGQLIKELAEDGFKAVCIIDPGVKEDKGYFMYDEGMKNDYFAKDKDGKVYVNEVWPGDSVFPDFGKEEVRNWWSKSHKRLVDMGMQGIWNDMNEPASFKGPLPLDVQFHVNDRETDHGEMHNVYGHFMSKATFEGMKELTGKRPLVITRACYSGSQKYTAVWTGDNQSVWPHLQMLIPQLCNLGISGFPIAGTDIGGFGGDCKPELLMRWIEAAVFSTFFRNHCAKGHRMQEPWNFGEETVNVYRKYVELHYRFLPYIYDLLFECQLTGLPVMRPLVLHYEDDENTYNLNDEFLVGENMLVAPVVEQGAIKRMVYLPAGNWIDYWTKERHAGGKYIIVNAPIDALPIFIKEGSIIPMYEPVQYVGEKPYDTLELLVAGDSAWGSHYQDNGEDFAYLDGEYNLYSFTYENGELESDMLHSGYEMYKEIKIVKL from the coding sequence ATGGAATTTGGAAAGATTCTGTCACAGGAAACTGCGGATAATCAGGTTACAGTTAAATATGAGAATCAGGAAGTAATAGTTCAGGTTATCACAGATGAGATAATCAGAGTGTTAGTTCCTACTTGGATAAAGCATTACAAGTCAGTTGCAATTGAAGGTCATCCAGAGGTGCCTTGCGATTTTGAGGTTGCAGAGGCAGAGGGCGAAGTTACTATTTCTACTGGCGCTGTTGTTTTACAGCTTAGAGATAATTTTAGCTTTTCATTCAAGGATAGATATTTAGATGAGCTGCTTTCAAGCTACGATGGCAATAGAACGATTTTGGGCGGCTTATCTGAGGAGGCATTAGCACTTCTTATTGCCGAGGGGCACGTGTTCAATGCAGATCAGTACAAGAATCATAAGGTGCAGCAGCTTTTCAAGCTTAGCCCAGAGGATAGATTTTATGGCACAGGTGATAAGACAGGCTTTTTGAATAAGCGAGGCTATGCATACGAGAATTGGAATTCCGATATTCCACAGCTTCATCACGAGAATATGCCAGCCCTTTACAAGTCTATTCCATTTATCATTGGTAAGCGCCCAGGCTATACCTATGGACTTTTCTTCGATAACACTTATCACAGCTATATGGATTTAGGAAAGGAAAGCACTGATTATTACTACTATGGTGCAGATGGTGGAAACCTGGATTTCTATTTCATGGCTGGCGAAAAGATGACAGATATCGTGGAGCACTACACATATCTTACAGGTCGTGCACCGCTACCACAGCTCTGGACACTGGGCTATCATCAGTGTCGCTGGGGTTATGAGAGCGCCAAGGATATCCGCACAGTTGCTACAAAGATGCGTGAAAATAGAATCCCTTGTGAGACAGTCCAGTATGATATCGACTACATGGATGGCTTTAGAGTTTTCACATGGGACGAGGAAGAATATGAGCCAGAGGGACAGCTTATAAAGGAGTTGGCTGAGGATGGCTTTAAGGCGGTTTGTATCATCGACCCAGGTGTAAAAGAGGACAAGGGCTACTTCATGTACGATGAGGGCATGAAGAACGATTATTTTGCCAAGGATAAGGATGGCAAGGTTTATGTAAATGAGGTTTGGCCTGGAGATTCAGTATTCCCTGATTTCGGTAAGGAAGAGGTTAGAAACTGGTGGAGCAAGAGTCACAAGAGGCTTGTTGATATGGGAATGCAGGGAATCTGGAACGATATGAACGAGCCTGCAAGCTTTAAAGGACCACTCCCACTTGATGTTCAGTTCCATGTAAATGACAGAGAGACAGACCACGGTGAGATGCACAATGTTTATGGTCATTTCATGAGCAAGGCTACCTTCGAGGGAATGAAGGAGCTCACAGGAAAGCGCCCACTTGTTATTACCAGAGCTTGCTATAGTGGTTCTCAGAAATACACAGCTGTATGGACTGGAGATAATCAGAGCGTTTGGCCTCATCTTCAGATGTTGATACCACAGCTTTGCAATTTGGGAATAAGCGGCTTTCCAATTGCAGGTACAGATATAGGCGGATTTGGAGGGGATTGCAAGCCAGAGCTTCTTATGAGATGGATTGAGGCTGCTGTGTTCTCCACATTCTTTAGGAATCACTGCGCCAAGGGTCATAGAATGCAGGAACCTTGGAACTTTGGTGAGGAGACTGTAAATGTATATCGTAAATACGTAGAGCTGCATTACAGATTCCTGCCATATATTTATGATTTGCTCTTTGAATGCCAGCTTACAGGTCTACCTGTAATGCGTCCTTTGGTTCTTCACTATGAGGATGATGAGAATACCTACAACCTCAATGATGAATTTTTGGTAGGCGAGAATATGCTTGTTGCACCAGTTGTAGAGCAGGGCGCTATTAAGAGAATGGTGTACTTGCCAGCTGGAAATTGGATTGATTACTGGACCAAGGAGCGTCACGCAGGTGGAAAATATATTATTGTAAATGCTCCAATTGATGCACTCCCAATTTTTATCAAAGAGGGTAGCATCATTCCTATGTATGAACCTGTTCAGTACGTGGGAGAAAAGCCATATGACACACTTGAGCTTTTAGTGGCTGGCGACAGCGCATGGGGTTCTCACTATCAGGATAATGGAGAGGATTTTGCATACCTTGATGGCGAGTATAATCTCTACAGCTTCACCTACGAAAACGGAGAGCTGGAGAGCGACATGCTCCATAGTGGCTACGAGATGTACAAGGAAATAAAAATAGTAAAACTTTAG